One Littorina saxatilis isolate snail1 linkage group LG1, US_GU_Lsax_2.0, whole genome shotgun sequence genomic window carries:
- the LOC138948039 gene encoding metabotropic glutamate receptor 6-like has product MSAGTFFRVSVTTTLVVTVSMWWLPPALGFPPDISDPLYESLRERDVNLGAIVSVHTSEGGRCTETTTMGLSAIEYLEAILYAVRQVNKDHVIPDVTLGVYVLDDCFSASLSLMRAIQFMPIKGTDHAHSVSHAHTTLQGQTAYHSHSLGNAHSIDHAHFTNDSEPPPVELPKQSLLSEGSSHLFPKTTVKRSAAFPLSSSKPDTQNTTFSAILPNTAPIQADVIPSDVAMLIKTDVSHQASPYPSSSITKSSNTTPFPNDVTGISVTTAVQPDVTSVVNETRHPRGAPRFFEVAGVIGSFTSQHTIEVAKVLQLFQLPLISPSATSDVLSDKQRFPFFLRTLPPDRDQVKAMGQLLRHFNWTYVSMVYSQDPYGRGSQGRLAETLAALDVCVAQTLTLSATMTSEGYDVIIRSLRRHEQARVVLLYADVKHVQPLLEAVERNGARGKLVWVGSDSLFTVFQHNPHLCDVNLGSMAVKAHAATPTGFMRHMTDRIRQRSHALSHHSLEDWQMPADLLRLKATAGPDDADRSLDTHQVPLFGLAAFVVDAVYVYAHAVNTLLRERCPGARGVEARECVRQHPLHPYLKHVQFQGTSGNFEFDVNGDVVGAIDVLQCKKAAVGGREESQKIKKEGEGGAASYYIVGTWEHRDATLTMHNASFPPDEDDPSGEHVPRSTCAEPCGVGHIYAFTRQTCCWSCVSCKENEVTTANASGCVPCPLFHWPDQSHRRRCHDIVVPPTPTHPVAALALQTAAVLGLMLTVVTAFTFCLYRGQRVIRSSSRELSAVMLGGLSASYLLVFPLLATPTHATCYVTHVGFGLTFTLVYAPLLVKTHRIFRIFRAGRQSAALPACTSSASQLCITTALISVQVMIVTSSTAADPPSAHLHQPVLTAPYVERLCRLPVTGLGCSLAYHVLLVLLCTVLAFKTRRLPDNYNESRYIAFCVDTTLLVWIVFVPAYFSASVGAHKVVVMALIHLINSYVQLSCLFLPRLHALYRHMKKPQDAGNKLGSYGLISIKGAGSGVGLAGGAVAEDGRRCVCNNLNSAPVLSNCDRFAGVNGDGRVVTLNSQMSVSDVMGSNTSSNGDADSSVAAWDNKDDAKAVTNIPTFELA; this is encoded by the exons ATGTCAGCCGGGACATTTTTTCGAGTCTCGGTGACGACGACCCTGGTGGTAACGGTGTCGATGTGGTGGCTGCCCCCTGCTCTAGGGTTCCCCCCGGACATTTCCGACCCCCTGTACGAGTCActgcgagagagagatgtgaaCCTGGGAGCTATTGTCAGCGTGCACACCAGTGAGGGAGGGCGTTGTACGGAAACCACCACTATGG GACTGAGCGCTATAGAATACTTGGAGGCGATCCTGTACGCAGTGCGACAGGTCAACAAAGATCACGTGATTCCTGACGTCACGCTGGGAGTCTACGTCCTCGATGACTGCTTCTCGGCGTCACTGTCGCTGATGAGAGCCATCCAGTTCATGCCAATCAAGGGCACAGACCACGCCCACTCAGTAAGCCACGCCCACACAACACTCCAGGGACAGACTGCGTACCACTCACATTCGTTAGGGAACGCCCATTCTATTGACCACGCCCATTTTACAAATGATAGCGAGCCCCCTCCCGTGGAACTTCCAAAACAGTCTTTATTGAGTGAAGGTTCTTCACATTTGTTCCCGAAGACGACAGTGAAGAGGTCGGCAGCTTTTCCTCTGTCCTCGTCAAAACCagatacacaaaacacaacattttCAGCAATATTGCCAAACACCGCGCCCATACAGGCTGACGTCATACCCAGTGACGTAGCTATGCTGATCAAAACTGACGTGTCACACCAAGCGTCGCCATATCCCAGCTCTAGCATTACCAAAAGCAGCAACACCACGCCTTTCCCAAATGACGTCACAGGAATCAGCGTCACTACGGCCGTGCAGCCTGACGTCACATCAGTCGTCAACGAGACCAGACACCCGAGGGGAGCGCCGCGATTTTTTGAAGTGGCGGGTGTGATCGGTTCCTTTACCAGTCAGCATACCATAGAGGTTGCCAAAGTGCTGCAG ttGTTCCAGCTTCCACTCATCAGCCCTTCCGCTACCAGTGACGTCTTGAGCGACAAGCAACGCTTCCCGTTCTTCCTGCGAACTTTGCCCCCTGACCGCGACCAGGTCAAGGCCATGGGTCAGCTGCTACGTCACTTTAACTGGACCTACGTGTCGATGGTCTACTCACAGGATCCATACGGTCGAGGCAGTCAGGGTAGGCTGGCGGAGACGCTCGCCGCTCTCGACGTCTGTGTGGCCCAAACCCTGACACTCTCCGCCACCATGACGTCAGAGGGTTATGACGTTATCATCCGCTCCTTGCGACGTCACGAGCAGGCGCGCGTGGTGCTGCTGTACGCTGACGTCAAGCACGTGCAGCCGCTGCTGGAGGCGGTGGAGCGGAACGGGGCGCGGGGGAAGCTTGTGTGGGTGGGCAGCGACTCGCTCTTCACCGTCTTCCAGCACAACCCCCACCTGTGTGACGTCAACCTGGGCTCCATGGCCGTCAAGGCGCACGCCGCCACGCCCACCGGCTTCATGCGACACATGACAGACAGGATCCGACAGCGGAGCCACGCCCTCTCTCACCACAGCCTGGAGGACTGGCAGATGCCCGCCGACCTGCTGCGCCTGAAGGCCACCGCTGGACCGGACGACGCGGACCGCTCTCTGGACACCCACCAGGTGCCTCTCTTCGGCCTGGCCGCCTTCGTCGTGGACGCCGTGTACGTGTACGCTCACGCCGTGAACACCCTGCTCCGCGAGCGCTGTCCGGGCGCGCGAGGCGTGGAGGCGCGTGAGTGCGTGAGGCAGCACCCGCTCCACCCTTACCTCAAGCACGTGCAGTTCCAGGGCACCAGCGGCAACTTTGAGTTTGACGTGAACGGGGACGTGGTGGGGGCTATCGATGTGCTGCAGTGTAAGAAAGCAGCCGTAGGTGGAAGAGAGGAGAGTCAGAAGATAAAgaaggagggggaagggggagcgGCGAGTTACTACATCGTGGGGACTTGGGAGCACCGCGACGCGACCCTCACCATGCACAACGCCAGCTTCCCCCCCGACGAGGACGACCCGAGCGGGGAGCACGTGCCGAGGTCGACGTGCGCGGAGCCGTGCGGGGTGGGTCACATCTACGCCTTCACGCGCCAGACGTGCTGCTGGTCCTGCGTGTCCTGCAAGGAGAACGAGGTCACCACCGCCAACGCCTCGGGTTGCGTCCCTTGTCCGCTCTTCCACTGGCCCGACCAGAGCCACCGGCGGCGTTGCCATGACATCGTGGtgccccctacccccacccaccccgtGGCGGCCTTGGCCTTGCAGACCGCTGCGGTGCTGGGGCTGATGTTGACCGTGGTGACGGCCTTCACCTTCTGTCTGTACAGGGGTCAGCGCGTGATTCGGTCATCCAGTCGTGAGCTAAGCGCCGTCATGCTTGGCGGTCTCTCTGCCTCCTACCTCCTCGTCTTCCCACTCCTGGCCACGCCCACTCACGCGACCTGCTACGTCACGCACGTGGGGTTCGGTCTGACCTTCACCTTGGTGTACGCGCCCTTGCTGGTGAAGACGCATCGCATTTTCCGGATCTTCCGTGCCGGCCGACAGTCCGCAGCCCTGCCCGCGTGTACCTCTTCTGCCTCGCAGCTTTGTATCACGACAGCGCTCATCTCTGTTCAG GTGATGATCGTGACGAGCAGCACGGCAGCTGACCCGCCCTCCGCCCACCTGCACCAGCCCGTGCTGACCGCGCCCTACGTGGAGCGCCTGTGTCGCCTGCCCGTGACAGGCCTGGGCTGTTCCCTCGCGTATCACGTGCTGCTCGTCCTGCTGTGCACCGTGCTGGCCTTCAAGACGCGCCGCCTGCCGGACAACTACAACGAGTCTCGCTACATCGCCTTCTGCGTGGACACCACGCTGCTCGTGTGGATCGTCTTCGTGCCGGCCTACTTCTCCGCTTCTGTGGGGGCTCATAAG GTGGTGGTGATGGCCCTAATCCACCTCATCAACAGCTACGTGCAGTTGTCCTGCCTCTTTCTACCACGGCTGCACGCCTTGTACCGCCACATGAAGAAACCGCAAGACGCCGGCAACAAGCTGGGCTCCTACGGCCTCATCAGCATCAAGGGGGCTGGCTCGGGGGTGGGGCTTGCGGGTGGGGCCGTGGCCGAGGACGGTAggaggtgtgtgtgtaataaCCTTAACAGCGCGCCTGTGCTGTCAAACTGTGACAGGTTTGCAGGGGTCAATGGTGATGGACGTGTTGTGACCTTGAACAGTCAGATGTCTGTGAGTGACGTCATGGGATCCAACACGTCATCGAACGGTGACGCAGACAGCAGTGTGGCCGCGTGGGACAATAAGGATGACGCTAAGGCTGTGACGAACATTCCGACGTTTGAGCTTGCATAA